Proteins co-encoded in one Bacillus sp. FSL H8-0547 genomic window:
- a CDS encoding HlyD family type I secretion periplasmic adaptor subunit — MFKKKIEYEFLPPALEIEEKPTSPLGRVFIWFIFLLLIFLVAWSYVGKIDIVTTARGTVVPNGNVKQIKSLNSGTVLTDLVIKEGDEVKKGQTLIQLDNTSAKADQTNIIRQLTVTRLEMKLLQEELDGKSFSVEEEYKKVLDDPTIRLLSELRTSNKEQQDIRLQALNITVSQKESQLERAREIKNRLDERLDELKIEEAEKKKQYEAEEISEMEWESKKDALRNSEDQVIQQEYMIKEAELALDEAKNTVKNLKEEYEKDLLSQMNEKERLISQLTQEEVKFTKELALATIISPVDGYISELAQLTSGSVITPNEKIMSIIPKGTELIIEAEIQNKDIGFIEKNQKVFVKMDTYPFQKYGQINGTVLYISPDSFKNNKKEPYFKVLVKLDKNQLEKNGEKYLIMPGMTASVDVKTGKRRILDFFIDPIKKHLVESINVR; from the coding sequence ATGTTTAAAAAGAAAATTGAATACGAATTTTTACCGCCAGCTCTTGAAATCGAAGAAAAACCAACCTCCCCATTGGGGAGAGTTTTTATTTGGTTTATTTTCCTTCTCTTGATCTTTTTAGTGGCTTGGTCATATGTTGGAAAAATTGATATCGTAACAACAGCTCGCGGAACTGTAGTTCCAAATGGAAACGTTAAACAAATCAAATCCTTGAATTCTGGAACAGTGCTGACTGATCTTGTTATTAAGGAAGGGGATGAAGTCAAAAAAGGACAGACTCTAATCCAACTGGATAACACTTCTGCAAAAGCAGATCAAACCAACATTATACGGCAGCTAACAGTTACTAGATTGGAAATGAAATTGCTTCAGGAAGAACTCGACGGGAAAAGCTTTTCAGTTGAAGAAGAGTATAAAAAGGTCCTTGATGATCCAACCATTCGGCTGCTAAGTGAATTGAGAACATCAAATAAAGAGCAGCAAGATATTCGGCTTCAGGCACTAAATATTACGGTTAGCCAAAAGGAAAGTCAGCTTGAGAGGGCGAGAGAAATCAAGAATAGACTAGATGAAAGGCTAGATGAATTAAAGATTGAAGAGGCTGAAAAAAAGAAACAATATGAAGCCGAAGAAATATCAGAGATGGAATGGGAATCTAAAAAAGATGCACTTCGAAATAGCGAAGATCAAGTCATTCAACAGGAGTATATGATTAAAGAGGCAGAACTCGCACTTGATGAGGCAAAAAACACGGTTAAAAATCTAAAAGAAGAATATGAAAAAGATTTGCTTTCCCAAATGAATGAAAAAGAAAGGCTCATATCGCAATTGACACAGGAAGAGGTTAAGTTCACCAAGGAACTAGCATTAGCGACCATTATCTCTCCTGTAGACGGATACATAAGCGAACTCGCTCAATTAACGTCTGGCAGCGTAATCACTCCTAATGAAAAAATCATGAGCATCATTCCAAAAGGCACTGAGCTGATTATTGAAGCAGAAATCCAAAATAAAGACATCGGCTTTATTGAAAAAAATCAAAAGGTTTTTGTGAAAATGGATACTTATCCGTTTCAGAAGTACGGTCAAATTAATGGCACGGTTTTATATATAAGCCCCGATTCTTTTAAAAATAATAAAAAAGAACCTTACTTCAAAGTTCTGGTAAAGCTAGATAAAAATCAGTTAGAAAAGAACGGAGAGAAATATCTGATTATGCCAGGTATGACTGCCAGTGTAGACGTCAAGACCGGCAAGAGAAGAATTTTAGATTTCTTTATTGATCCAATAAAAAAACATTTAGTTGAAAGTATAAACGTCCGATAG